The Egicoccus sp. AB-alg6-2 region TTCGCGAACCTGGTCCTCGGCGACGAGATCAACCGTGCCGGCCCGAAGACCCAGTCGGCGCTGCTCGAGTCCATGGAGGAGCGCACCGTCACGATCGACGGCACGACCCACGAACTGGCCCGGCCGTTCATGGTGATCGCGACCCAGAACCCGATCGAACTCGAGGGCACCTATCCCCTGCCCGAGGCGCAACGCGACCGCTTCCTGATGCGGATCTCGATCGGCTACCCCCACCAGGACGACGAACTGGCGATCCTGCGCACGCACGGTCGCGAGGATCTGGTCCGCACCATGCAACCGGTCGCCGACGCCGCGGCCGTCGCCGAGGCCATCGTCGCCATCCGCGACGTCCACGTCAGCGACGCGGTCGCGCGCTACCTCGTCGCCCTGTGCCGGGCGACCCGTGCGCACGGCGAGGTCGAGCTCGGCGCGTCCCCTCGCGCCTCGCTCGCACTGATGCGCGCCTGCCGGGCCGCCGCCGCCGTGGACGGGCGCGACTTCGTCACTCCCGACGACGCAAAGGCGCTCGCGCCGCACGTGCTGCCCCACCGCCTGATCCTGCGACCCGAGGCGCAGCTCGCCGGACACGCACCGCACGACGTCGTCGCCGACGTGGTCGACGGTGTGCCCGCACCCACGGAGTGACGCCGGTGCCCGACCGTTCGAGACGCGGGCCGCTCGGGCTCCTGACCGAACGCGGCCAGGGACTGCTCGTGGCGATCGTGCTGCTGTGGGCCGCCGCCCGCAGCTTCGGCATCCCCGAACTGCAGATGGCGGCCGTCGGGGTGCTCGCCCTCCTGGTGCTGGCCGTCGTGTTCGTGCTCGTGAGCTCGGCACGTCTGCGCGTCGAGCGACTCGTGCGGCCGGGCCGGCTGTTCCACGACGGTCAGGGCGAGGTCGTGCTGACACTGCGCAACGTCGGTCGACTGCCGACGGCGACTCTGGAACTTCGCGACGACGTCCCGGCCATCCTCACCGCGCGCGGGACGGCCGTCATGGCACCGTTGCGACCCGGGGCACGGGCGACGGCGCGCTACCCGATCCGTGGCCTGCAGCGCGGCCGCTTCGACGTCGGCCCCCTGGTGGTGTCGATGCGCGACCCGTTCGGCGTCGTCGTCCGCGCGAGGACCATGGGCGACACCGCGCCGCTCGTCGTGTACCCCCCGATCTGGCGGCTGCCGGACGGCGTCCCGCTCGGTGGAACCACCACGATGGGCGGGGAGGGCCGCCCCCGTCCCCAGCCGAGCGGCGAGGACCTGTCCAACGTCCGCGAGTACGTGCGCGGTGACGACCTGCGCACCGTCCACTGGGCCAGCACCGCGCACCGCGGCAAGCTGATGGTCCGCCAGTCCGAGGCGCCCCAGGACCCGCGCGTCGTGCTCCTCCTCGACGTCCGTGCGAGCCGCCACCTCGGACGCGGTCCGTCCTCCAGCTTCGAGACGGCCGTCTCGGCCGCGGCCAGCATCACCTACCACGTCTCGGCCAAGGGTCGGCAGGTCGCGCTGGTCGACCGTCCGCTGCGCGCGGCGCCCCTCGCCCTGTCGTGGCAGGAGTGGCTGGAGCGGCTCGCCGACGCCGAACCCGAGGACGTCGACCTCGCCACGTTGGTGCACCAGGTGGGACAGGGCACCGCCGGTGACGGGACCCTGATCGTGGTGACCACCGTCCCCGACGCGGCCGAGCTGCGTGCCCTGGTGCGCGCGGGGCGCGGGTTTTCCACCCGCGTCGCCGTCGTGGTGGACGCGTCGAGCCATGCCGGCCGCCCCGACGACGAGGAGGCCGCACGGACGGGGTCGACGGCTGCCGCGATGCAGGCGGCCGGCTGGCGCGTGACCGTCGTCGGCGCCGGTGACCGGTTCGACACCAAGTGGCAGGACCTGATGCGGCGGCCCCGACTGAGCGCGGGGGCCCAGCCGTGAGCGGGCGCGGCACCGTCCTCGCGACGGCCGTTCTGCTGCTGGTCCTGAGCACGCTGCCCGCCTACGCCCGGGTCTTCGAAGACGGCGCGTGGCGGGGCCCCGTGGTGTTCGCGAGCCTGCTGGCCCTGGCGTCCGCCGTGGCACTGCGGGCGCTGCGCGTGCCGTGGTGGGGTGCGCTGCTGGTGTCGGCCGCCGGGCTGACGATGCTGACCTACGTGTTGCACCTGCCGCCCGGCCCCCTGGTGCCCGGCAGCGAGCAACTCGACCAGGCGCAGGCCCTGTTCGCGTCGGCCGTGGTCGAGTTGCGCGACACGCCGAGCCCGGCACCGGTCCTTCCGGGCCTGCTGCTGCTGCTCACGTCGGGCTTCTGGGTCGTGACGCACGTCGCCCACGAGGTCGTCGTCCGTTGGCGGCGCACCGGCCTGGGCATCGTCCCCGTGCTCACGCTGTGGGCCGTGCCACTGGCGATCACGTCGGGAGCGGGACGCACGTGGGCCGTAGCGGCGCCCTTCCTGGCCGCCGCCGCCTTGCTGCTGCTGCTGTCGGCACCCGATGCCCTCCCGGCCGCCGCCGACCGGCTGCCGCGTGCCTCCAGCAGCGGGGTGGCGGTGGGTGCGACGGCCGTGGCCGCCGCGCTCGTGCTCCCCGGCATCCTGCCGGGATACGGCGCCGAAGCCTGGGTCGACATCGCCGGCGGCTCCGATCCCCGCGGATACCAGCCCATCGTCGACGTGGCCGAACGGCTGAAGCTGCCCGACGACCGCGACGTGCTACGGGTGCGCAGCGAGCGGCGCACCTACCTGCGGCTGGCCGGACTCGACAGCTTCGACGGCTTCACCTGGCGGCTGGGACCGGCCGGCGAGGGGTCCTACCAGCCCGACCCGAGCGCGTTGTTCTCCGCGCGCGACGTGCTCCCGCCCGAGGCCGAGGCGGCCCGCTCCGAGCCGCTGTTCGTCGACGTCGAGGTCCTCGAGCTCGAGAACATCTACGTGCCGGTCCCCTACCAGCCCGTGCAGGTGCTCGGACCCCAGCGAAACGAGATGGTGTGGTCCACCGAGGGCGGGTTCCTCGCCACGTGGGACACCGTCGACGGCGAATTGGCGGGCGAACCGCGCGTCGGGGTCCGCGAGGGGGTCAGCTACCGCGTCCAGGCCTCCCGCCCGTCGCCGAGCTACGAGGAGCTGTCGCAGGTCACCGTCGACGACGCGCAACGCCAGCGCCTGACGCAACTGCCCCGGGAGTACGAGCGACTGCGGAGCCAGGCCGAGCAGGTGTACGAGGCGGCGGGCGCCGAGACGATGGTCGACCGCGCCCTCGCGCTGCAGGAGTGGTTCATCGGCGAGGACGGCGGGTTCACCTACGACCTCGACGTGCCCGCGTTGCGCGGCGACCAGGCCCTGGAGCGGTTCGTGCTCGAGGACAAGGTCGGCTACTGCGAGTACTTCGCGACGGCGATGGCGGTCATGCTGCGCGAGACCGGCATCCCGGCGCGGGTCGCCGTCGGTTTCCTGCCGGGACGCCTGTCCCAACCGGCCGACCCGGAGCGCGGCCGCGAGGTGGACGAGTACACGGTCTCCACCCGCGACGCGCACGCCTGGGTCGAGGTGCTCTTCCCCGGTTACGGCTGGATCACCTTCGAACCGACCCCGCGGGACGACCGCACGCAGATGGTGCCGCGCGAGGAGGACCTGCTCCCCCTCGAGAACGAGCGCGAGCGCGCGGCCCGCGAGCGCGCCGAAGCCGGGCAGGACAACCCCGACCGCAACCCCGTACAACCCGACGGGCTGCCGCTTCCGGAAGCGGACACCAACCCGCAGGCGCAGGCGCCCTCGGGCGGGACCCAGCCGGACCGCGCACCGCTCTGGCCACTGGCGCTGCTGGCGCTGGGACTGGTGGCGGTCGCGGGCGTGACGGTGCGGTCCCAGCGGGCACGGGCACCGGCGCACGACGCCGCGCCCGAGCAGCGGGTACTGGCCGCCCAACGGCAGGTCCTGGCCACCGCGGCGTCGTTCGGGCTGGTCCGTCGCCCGTCCGAGACGACCCCGGAGCTGATCCGGCGCTGGCAGGCCGAGGTCCGCATCGGGAACGAGGGCACCCGCTTCGCCGCACTCGCCCAGCGGGCGGCGTTCGGTGGCGAGATCGCTCCCGAGGACGCCGAGGATGCCGAAACGCTCGCGGCGCGACTCTCCGAGGACCTCCGTACGTCGGTCGACACCCGGGGGCGCGTACTGGCGCCGCTTCGGGTGCCGTTCGTGGAGGGCATGAGCCGGACCCGCGAGCTGGTGGGCGCCGCCCGGGACCGCTTGGGCGGCTGAGCGAGCCGCCTCGACGGCTGGTGACCACGGCGCGGGCCGCGCGGGTGCGGCGTGGTCAGCCGGCCTCGTCCGGCGGAACCGGTGCCGGCGTCGGCGTCTCGGGTCGCTCGCGAATGGCCGTCGCGCCGAGAAGAATCGCACCGAGCAACAGGGCCATGCCGACTGCGCCGAAAGCGATGTTGAACGTCAGCCCGATCAGGGAGAGCACGCCGACGACAGCCATCGCGACGGCGAGTCGCAGCCGGAGGGTCCGCGACGGCCCGGTGCGACGACGTCGCGCCCGGGCAACGAAACGAGGATCCTCGGCGGCGAGCTGGCGCTCGATCTCCGCGAGGATCCGCTCCTCGTGCTCCGACAACGGCATGTGGGTTCCACGTGACCGACAGTGGGGAGAATGTACCGACGGCCCGCAGGCGGTGCACCCCGACGAGTGGCCGATGCGCGCCCATCCCCCGTGCCGGTCTCCGCCATCGCGCGCGGACCATCCGGCCGCCGCTCGACTCCGGCGGTCGGCGCCCCCCAGGCGCCGCACCCGCAGCGGCGTCAGGCGCCGACGAACACGGCCGGCCGCCTCTGGAGCCGAGCGGTCACGGCCTCGGTGAAGTCGGGTCCCGTGATGCAGGCGACCTGCGCCTGTGCCTCGGCGGCGAGCGCCTCGTCGCGCCCCCGTCCGAGGTTCTCCCGCAGCAGGCGTGGCGCACGCCGCAGCGCGCCGGGACCAGCGGCGAGCCGGGCCGCGAACTCGTGCGCCTGCCCGCGCGGGTCGTCGTTACCGAGGGCGACCTCGGCCAGCCCGATGGCCAGCGCCTCCTCGGCCGCCACCGTGCGGGCGGTGAGCGTCAGCTCCGTGGCGCGCCCGAGGCCGAGCAATCGCGGCAGACGCCAGGTTCCGCCGAGGTCGGGCACCAGGCCCCAGTCGGCCTCCTTGACCGCCAGCTGCGCCGAGGGCGCCACCGCACGCAGGTGGCACGCGATGGCGAGCTGGATCCCGGCGCCGTAGCAGTACCCCTCGATGGCGGCCACCGTCGGCTTGTCGAGGTCCTCGTAGGCGGTGAACGCGGCCTGCAGCCGGGCGATGAACGCCGACTCGACGCCGTCGCCGATCTGGTCGCCGAACACGCCGACGTCGATGCCGGCCGAGAAGACCCCGCCGTCCCCCGCGACCAGCACCGCGCCGACAGCCGGGTCCGCCGCGGCCTGCTCGGCGTGCTCGTGCAGCTGGTCGAACACGGCCACGCTCATGGCGTTGCGCTTGTCGGGGCGCCGGATGGTCACGTGCGCCACCGCCTCGTGCACCTCGTACGTCACGACCTCGCCCACAAGACGCCTCCCGTTCTCGCCTACCCGCCCGCACGTCGCGGGGCCGTCAGCGTAGGAGCCGGCTGCTGCGGCGCCCCGCCACGCTCACGCGTCGTCGAGGCGGCGGTCCTCCGCGGTCGGTGCGGCCTCGGGTTCCTCCTCGTCGAGCAGTGCGGCGTAGGACACGCCGATGCCACGGAAGCGTTCGGCGACGCTGTCGGCCACACGTTCGACGTCCTCCCAGCGGCGGTCGCCCCACGCCGCCGACTCCTCGCCGGCGTCCAGGGGGAACAACTCCGTCGGGGCGTCGAGCGCGAGTTGGCGGGCCGCGTCGCCGTCCCCGAGGTTGGAGACGCCGACCCCGAGCAACCGGACCCGTGCGCGCTCGAGGCGCAGGCCGTCGAGGAGGCCGCCGGCCACGGTGACCAGGTCGTGGGTCCGATCGGTCGGCGCCCGCAGCGTGGACGAGCGCGTCACGGTCTCGAAGGAACCGAACCTCACCTTCAGCGTGATCGTGCGTCCCGAGAGTCCGGCCTTGCGCAGGCGCCGGCCCACCTTCTCGCACAGCCGCAGCAGCTGCCGGCGCAGGACGTCGGGGTCGTCGATGTCCTCGTCGTAGGTCTGTTCGGCGGACACCGAGCGGGTCGGGTTGACGGGGGTGACCGACCGCGGGTCCTCACCCCTCGCCAGGCGGTGCAGGTGGGTTCCCGTCACGTCGCCCACGACCCGCTGCAGCGTCCGCAGGTCGGCGTCGGCGACCTGGCCCACCGTCGTGAACCCGTAGTCGGCCAGCCGCTCGACGGTCTTCGGTCCGGCCCCCCACAGCTCCGCGACGGGCAGGGGCCGCAGGCGGTCACCGACCTCGGCGGCGGGCCAGTGCAACAGCCCGTCCGGTTTCGCCCTGGCCGAGAGCAGCTTCGCGACCGACTTCGTCGGGCCGATCCCGACGGAGCACGGCAGCGCCAACTGTTCGCGGACGTCGGCGCGGATCCGCTGTCCGATCTCGGTCGGCGAGCCGAACAGGCGGACCGCGCCGGCGACGTCGAGGAAGGCCTCGTCCAGCGAGAGCGGCTCCACCAGCGGGGTGTAGTCCCGCAGGATCGACATCACCTGTCGCGAGACCTGGCGGTAGACCTCGAACCGATGTCGGGCGACGACCAGGTCCGGGCACAGCCGCCGGGCGCGGACCATGGGCATGGCGCTGCGGACGCCGAACCGGCGTGCCTCGTAGGAGGCGGCGGCGACGACGCCGCGGTTGCCCGCTCCACCGACCACGACCGGGCGACCGCGCAACGACGGGTCGTCCCGCTGCTCCACCGAGGCGAAGAAGGCGTCCATGTCGACGTGCAGGATCGGTTCGGTGACGACCGACACCTCACACCTCCGGCCCAGCGGCCCGTGACCACACGATCGAACGGACGTTCGCTGCCGCAGCGTAGCCTCCCGGCGACCCGTG contains the following coding sequences:
- a CDS encoding DNA polymerase IV, with product MSVVTEPILHVDMDAFFASVEQRDDPSLRGRPVVVGGAGNRGVVAAASYEARRFGVRSAMPMVRARRLCPDLVVARHRFEVYRQVSRQVMSILRDYTPLVEPLSLDEAFLDVAGAVRLFGSPTEIGQRIRADVREQLALPCSVGIGPTKSVAKLLSARAKPDGLLHWPAAEVGDRLRPLPVAELWGAGPKTVERLADYGFTTVGQVADADLRTLQRVVGDVTGTHLHRLARGEDPRSVTPVNPTRSVSAEQTYDEDIDDPDVLRRQLLRLCEKVGRRLRKAGLSGRTITLKVRFGSFETVTRSSTLRAPTDRTHDLVTVAGGLLDGLRLERARVRLLGVGVSNLGDGDAARQLALDAPTELFPLDAGEESAAWGDRRWEDVERVADSVAERFRGIGVSYAALLDEEEPEAAPTAEDRRLDDA
- a CDS encoding transglutaminaseTgpA domain-containing protein; protein product: MSGRGTVLATAVLLLVLSTLPAYARVFEDGAWRGPVVFASLLALASAVALRALRVPWWGALLVSAAGLTMLTYVLHLPPGPLVPGSEQLDQAQALFASAVVELRDTPSPAPVLPGLLLLLTSGFWVVTHVAHEVVVRWRRTGLGIVPVLTLWAVPLAITSGAGRTWAVAAPFLAAAALLLLLSAPDALPAAADRLPRASSSGVAVGATAVAAALVLPGILPGYGAEAWVDIAGGSDPRGYQPIVDVAERLKLPDDRDVLRVRSERRTYLRLAGLDSFDGFTWRLGPAGEGSYQPDPSALFSARDVLPPEAEAARSEPLFVDVEVLELENIYVPVPYQPVQVLGPQRNEMVWSTEGGFLATWDTVDGELAGEPRVGVREGVSYRVQASRPSPSYEELSQVTVDDAQRQRLTQLPREYERLRSQAEQVYEAAGAETMVDRALALQEWFIGEDGGFTYDLDVPALRGDQALERFVLEDKVGYCEYFATAMAVMLRETGIPARVAVGFLPGRLSQPADPERGREVDEYTVSTRDAHAWVEVLFPGYGWITFEPTPRDDRTQMVPREEDLLPLENERERAARERAEAGQDNPDRNPVQPDGLPLPEADTNPQAQAPSGGTQPDRAPLWPLALLALGLVAVAGVTVRSQRARAPAHDAAPEQRVLAAQRQVLATAASFGLVRRPSETTPELIRRWQAEVRIGNEGTRFAALAQRAAFGGEIAPEDAEDAETLAARLSEDLRTSVDTRGRVLAPLRVPFVEGMSRTRELVGAARDRLGG
- a CDS encoding DUF58 domain-containing protein, with the protein product MPDRSRRGPLGLLTERGQGLLVAIVLLWAAARSFGIPELQMAAVGVLALLVLAVVFVLVSSARLRVERLVRPGRLFHDGQGEVVLTLRNVGRLPTATLELRDDVPAILTARGTAVMAPLRPGARATARYPIRGLQRGRFDVGPLVVSMRDPFGVVVRARTMGDTAPLVVYPPIWRLPDGVPLGGTTTMGGEGRPRPQPSGEDLSNVREYVRGDDLRTVHWASTAHRGKLMVRQSEAPQDPRVVLLLDVRASRHLGRGPSSSFETAVSAAASITYHVSAKGRQVALVDRPLRAAPLALSWQEWLERLADAEPEDVDLATLVHQVGQGTAGDGTLIVVTTVPDAAELRALVRAGRGFSTRVAVVVDASSHAGRPDDEEAARTGSTAAAMQAAGWRVTVVGAGDRFDTKWQDLMRRPRLSAGAQP
- a CDS encoding DUF3040 domain-containing protein; translated protein: MPLSEHEERILAEIERQLAAEDPRFVARARRRRTGPSRTLRLRLAVAMAVVGVLSLIGLTFNIAFGAVGMALLLGAILLGATAIRERPETPTPAPVPPDEAG
- a CDS encoding AAA family ATPase; this translates as MTTTDGATRRRPDLSAVAETLHAIERNVTEVVRGKPQEVRLALITLLAEGHLLVEDVPGVGKTLLAKALARSIDCSVSRVQFTPDLLPSDITGVTVYSPDTGEFEFRPGPVFANLVLGDEINRAGPKTQSALLESMEERTVTIDGTTHELARPFMVIATQNPIELEGTYPLPEAQRDRFLMRISIGYPHQDDELAILRTHGREDLVRTMQPVADAAAVAEAIVAIRDVHVSDAVARYLVALCRATRAHGEVELGASPRASLALMRACRAAAAVDGRDFVTPDDAKALAPHVLPHRLILRPEAQLAGHAPHDVVADVVDGVPAPTE
- a CDS encoding enoyl-CoA hydratase/isomerase family protein; translation: MTYEVHEAVAHVTIRRPDKRNAMSVAVFDQLHEHAEQAAADPAVGAVLVAGDGGVFSAGIDVGVFGDQIGDGVESAFIARLQAAFTAYEDLDKPTVAAIEGYCYGAGIQLAIACHLRAVAPSAQLAVKEADWGLVPDLGGTWRLPRLLGLGRATELTLTARTVAAEEALAIGLAEVALGNDDPRGQAHEFAARLAAGPGALRRAPRLLRENLGRGRDEALAAEAQAQVACITGPDFTEAVTARLQRRPAVFVGA